A genomic window from Erpetoichthys calabaricus chromosome 17, fErpCal1.3, whole genome shotgun sequence includes:
- the LOC114667672 gene encoding zinc finger protein 883-like, producing the protein MSTSSAEPEPDAEQFGDEPIDLTIKTSEPTLVYLQKNIPMREEQQTFNNKPPCSAQQDLEKFSFTGRAVLRGGMYYCSMCNRGFSTHRALRVHQQRHGDVPYRCGECGKQFNHYSTYYLHQEADACRRTFDCSDCGRSFRDITYFKNHQKSHKGQSPFWCQICGKNFAKAAHLKSHQKTHNTQCLYNCKDCGKVLQHISELGQHRCRKTPEDLFYKCPDCEASFGSLANLVSHQQEIHHSSIQQPYHCNNCGERFTDSETLIQHQKTHKMKRHTCGECGKRFSYFANYYIHQQLHRGKPELVHYRCTLCDKTFWDIKEFHEHQKDHKLVDGENDDREVGLEGTICRKKNTISTKYEKPCLDLSERPEKNKVKRKEDSKRSEEESSHLEIKEKEVKAGVEVEEGQHRCSFCGLRFKKKCHLDDHLLFHSGQKPYVCTECGKIFSHYPYFKSHMAVHQGAKPFECPDCGKVFCVISQLNRHVRIHSGEKPYHCKVCGKSFGDSTNCKRHQRSHLKEKPLTLAEMLLRDGIKKSTVSIGPAPKRGRPSRSKVKESVVEMARSQSCQILSMKDSCYLCMECGSSFQNESNLHNHYMQHARGDL; encoded by the exons ATGTCCACATCTAGTGCTGAACCTGAACCCGATGCAGAGCAATTTGGAGATGAACCAATTGATTTGACCATAAAGACTTCTGAGCCGACCCTGGTGTACCTTCAAAAGAACATCCCTATGAGAGAGGAGCAGCAGACTTTCAACAACAAGCCACCATGTTCTGCACAGCAAGATTTGGAGAAGTTCAGTTTCACCGGGAGAGCTGTCCTCA GAGGAGGCATGTACTATTGTTCAATGTGCAACCGGGGTTTCAGCACCCACCGTGCCCTGCGGGTCCACCAACagaggcatggagatgtgccttACAGGTGTGGGGAGTGTGGAAAGCAGTTCAATCATTATAGTACCTACTATCTGCATCAGGAAGCAGACGCCTGCAGACGTACTTTTGACTGCTCTGATTGTGGCCGGAGTTTCCGTGatattacttattttaaaaatcatcaaaAGAGCCACAAAGGCCAAAGTCCCTTCTGGTGTCAGATCTGTGGAAAGAACTTTGCTAAGGCAGCTCATCTCAAATCGCACCAAAAGACTCATAACACACAATGCTTATATAACTGCAAGGATTGCGGGAAGGTCCTGCAACATATTTCCGAGCTTGGGCAGCATAGATGCAGAAAGACACCAgaagatttattttacaaatgcccTGATTGTGAAGCCAGTTTTGGCTCCCTTGCAAACTTGGTTTCACATCAGCAAGAAATTCACCACTCTTCTATTCAACAGCCTTACCACTGCAATAACTGTGGTGAGAGATTCACAGACAGTGAAACCTTAATTCAACACCAGAAGACTCATAAGATGAAACGTCATACTTGTGGTGAATGTGGAAAGAGATTTAGTTACTTTGCTAATTATTACATCCATCAACAGCTTCACAGGGGGAAGCCAGAACTTGTGCATTATCGATGTACCTTATGTGATAAAACATTTTGGGATATAAAAGAGTTTCATGAGCATCAAAAAGATCATAAGCTAGTAGATGGAGAAAATGATGATAGGGAAGTGGGTTTGGAAGGAACtatctgtagaaaaaaaaataccattagtACAAAGTATGAGAAACCATGTTTAGATTTATCTGAAAGGCCTGAGAAAAACAAGGTTAAGCGAAAAGAAGACAGCAAAAGATCAGAAGAGGAATCTTCACACTTggagataaaagaaaaagaggtAAAAGCTGGGGTAGAAGTGGAAGAAGGACAACATAGGTGTTCTTTCTGTGGTCTGAGGTTCAAGAAAAAGTGTCATTTGGATGACCATCTTCTTTTTCATAGTGGCCAGAAGCCATATGTTTGTACTGAGTGTGGAAAAATATTTAGCCACTATCCATATTTCAAGAGCCATATGGCAGTACACCAAGGAGCCAAACCATTCGAGTGCCCTGACTGTGGAAAAGTTTTTTGTGTAATTTCCCAGCTTAACCGACATGTACGAATTCAttctggagagaagccgtatcaCTGCAAAGTCTGTGGAAAGAGCTTTGGTGATAGTACAAACTGCAAAAGGCACCAGCGATCCCACTTAAAGGAGAAGCCTCTGACACTGGCAGAAATGTTACTCAGAGATGGCATCAAGAAAAGTACAGTGTCTATTGGACCTGCACCTAAACGTGGACGTCCATCTCGATCGAAGGTAAAAGAAAGTGTTGTGGAAATGGCCAGATCACAAAGTTGTCAAATACTGTCTATGAAGGACAGTTGCTACTTATGTATGGAATGTGGAAGTTCATTTCAAAATGAATCGAATCTTCATAACCATTACATGCAGCATGCGAGGGGGGATCTGTGA